The DNA segment CTTGGTTCGTTAATGCAGGAGCTGGATGAAATCCTCTTTTTCGAAACGATTACGACGACCATGGATGGGCGTAAGGATTATGCTGAACTTGTGACAACCTTCAAAAACGTGCTGTGCTCCCCCAGCACCCTGAAGCTGGAATACAGACCAGAGCGTCACGGGGATGTGATGTATGCCCTCCAATCACTCAATGATAGATTTGGCAAAGGGATCACCGTCTATGGGGTAGCTGCTATCGGGAATGCAGGGGCTTATCTGGATGTCGGAGACGATGCCGAGCGAGAGGACGTTGCCGATTTTCTGAGGGAACTCTTGGAGGGTAAATATCATGAAGGCTGACAAAATGATATACGGTGGACCGAACAAGCTGCTTGGCAAATACATCAAAGCGTATGGCGATGATTTGCTCACACGACGAATCTCCGATCCAATCCCAAACGGATGGGCTGAAATAGTGATCGATATGTTCAGCCAAATAAAGCGTTACCACCCGGAGGCAAAAATCGCTTCCATGCGTATCGCTCCGGCTTCGAAGTACAGCAGCGGCATATTACGCCTTGGCTTTTCTACGCCTGACGAAGGAGACCCCATGCACCCTCCAAAACTTCCCCGGTCCCTCAAATGGATTACGGAGCAGGCCCGAAAGAAAACCTTCTCGACGTGCGCCGCATGTGGTCATCCAGTCGGTCACCTCACTTCTCTCAGCCTTTGCGCACTTTGTGCGTGCAGGATAGGAGTGCGGCACTTTTCCGAATAACACACCATTGCCCTCTTTAAGCAGTACTGCTACATGCTTCGATGAGGCGCATATGGACAACACACAAGACCCATCCGACTTTCACTCATACATTGACAAACCTGGCCGAAAGATCAGTTACTCGCGACTTGCCCCTACGAATAAGACCAAACGCATTGGTGGCCTCATCACTGAGATACTGTTTGTGGACAAAGCAGGCTGCAAAACTGCCGAACTGCGCCCTGAGCTCGAGGCATGCCTCGACTTTCTGGAGGCCAATGATGTCCTGTTTGTCGAATCCATGGCTCACCTCGGACGAAACACACGCGAGCTGGTAGACCTTGTACAGCAGATCACCGACAAAGAAGCAGGTGTGTTTTTTGTGGATGAGGACCTCGGTCTCGATCCGTCTAGACCGGACTTTGAAACCAACTTTCGGTGGATGCAATCAATGTACGACTTCGAACGGACGCTTGCGCAGGAACGCCGTAACGAAGGCCTCCTTGAAGCAAAGAAAAAAGGCGTCCGGCTTGGACGCCCCACCAAAATCAACGATGAACAGCGGAAAGAAATCCGCAACAGATTCACTCACGGGGAAAAGGCCTTTGCATTAGCCAAAGAATATGGCGTTTCCGAGAGCCTTGTTTATCAGATTGGCAAGTTAAAATAGAATAGCCCCATCACCCTACCCCAGATTAACGAAACCACCCCTTGGTTGTCTTGAATTTCGCAACAAACAGCGAAAACAGATAAAAGGATCCCAAAGCGATTGCCGCCCCAGCAATCACTCCGACAATAGTGGATTCAAACACTGCCAACATGCTGAGTGAATACACGGCCACGAGAAACAAAAAAATCACGGCCACGAGAAACAAAAAAATCATGGTCGTGAAGCCTCCCATCGTTATCTGACTCCCATGAGTAGCCTGACAACTTCCGCAGGTAGACGCCCCTTTAGGAATAAACTGCCCGCAGAACGGACATGACGAATCTTCAGTCGTCGCCTCATAAGTAAACCCATGCTGGCTCATATCAAACTCCATTCATGTATTTTGTGAACTCGAGAGCTACTTATAGTCTGTAGACTTATAGGAGTCAATTTCTCATGCGAATAATTGGAGGTTTATTCGCATGGCAGGGAATTACACAAAGGATGAAAAGCGGTTCTTGAAGCGACTTGGATTAGCCATCAAGGACAGGAGAGTGGAGCAAGGCTTGTCACAGGAAAAGCTGGCCGAACTGACCGGACTTCACCGTACCTACGTTGGCTCTGTTGAACGAGGCGAACGCAACATCAGCGCACTCAACATAAAAAGCCTGGCCGATGCTTTGGAATGTCAGGCAAGCAATTTCTTCCGAGCGACAGAATAACAGCTCCGATTGGCAACAACTGTAGAAGTGGGACTAATCAACCTTCTCCGGCTACTCCCCACGTTACTGTATGACTCAGGTAGTCATACAGTAACGCTTTTGGGTAGTCCTCAATAACGCTCTCTGTCGCACTTCCATCCAACCAGCCAATCCAAAACCTCCCATATTCGATGAAATCTATTTCAAGTTCATCAAAATAGCGCCAATTGGCTTAGCTCATAGTGCAAAAAAGCAACTTTTTTGCAGAATTTTACAAATATCTCTAAAAGAAAAACAAAAAACAAAAGGGGCACTTTTTTGCCCCCTTGGCGTTACATTGTATAACTCGACCTGCAAGCGGGCACTTTTTTGTCCCTTTTCTTGCCCCTTTTAATCAATTATTAAAAATTGTTGCGATTTTTTTTAACGATGCTAAAATAGCGATTCTTCCTGAAAAAAGCGATATAGGAAGACACAGCGGCTCATGATCAATGCAATATGGCGTACCATTGAACACGAGTGAGCTTCTGTCGTTTAGCGGGACGCCTAGTATCGAAGTCAGCGGGGTGAGTGACCGCACACCCTGCGGGCGGCCTCAGGCCTCGGCTGTTGAGATGAACAGGGAGTGCGCAACCGAACCGCGCCCCGAAGTGTCATCCGGCCCAGAATCCCGCCCTCTATCTGAGGGCCCATTCCCTAACCAGTTCTTCTGGCGCTTGTTCGGCAACCTTCTCTCATGGAGGCTGCCTTATGCAGCACCGCATCAAATTACTTACCATCCAAGAAGCCGCAGACATCCTGCGCGTTAACCGCACAACAATTTCACGCATGATTTCCACTGGCGAATTACCTTGTGTCAGAGTAAGATCACGCAAGCTCATCCGAGAGCAGGATTTGCTCACGTTCATTGACAGCCAAATCGGAATTGAAACGGGCGAAAGCTCGCAGGAGTACTAGCTTATGGCTACAGTAACGATTGCGAAATGCCCTAGAAAAAAGACCAAAGATGTATACCGCGTTGACTTCTACAACCCGGAAACACAAAAGAAAGAGTATTACGGTACGTTCAAGAAAAAAGGCGATGCAAAAGCTGCAAAAGCCAAACTTGAAGTCGCAATAGATGGCGGTGAAGCAATAGAGGTCCCAAGAACAAATCGATCCCTGCGAAGCAAAACCGTTACCCACTTCTGCCACATCAAAGAAAAGGAGTGGAAAAGACGCGGGCAGGAAGGGAGTCTCAGTCCAGCCACTACATCCGACTATATAGGACGCCTCAAACGAATCCGAAAAGTGTTTGGGAAAAAGATAATCGGGACGATCACAGAAGAACTTCTTCTCCAATTCCGAGCTAAAG comes from the Pseudodesulfovibrio piezophilus C1TLV30 genome and includes:
- a CDS encoding recombinase family protein — its product is MDNTQDPSDFHSYIDKPGRKISYSRLAPTNKTKRIGGLITEILFVDKAGCKTAELRPELEACLDFLEANDVLFVESMAHLGRNTRELVDLVQQITDKEAGVFFVDEDLGLDPSRPDFETNFRWMQSMYDFERTLAQERRNEGLLEAKKKGVRLGRPTKINDEQRKEIRNRFTHGEKAFALAKEYGVSESLVYQIGKLK
- a CDS encoding helix-turn-helix domain-containing protein encodes the protein MAGNYTKDEKRFLKRLGLAIKDRRVEQGLSQEKLAELTGLHRTYVGSVERGERNISALNIKSLADALECQASNFFRATE
- a CDS encoding helix-turn-helix domain-containing protein → MQHRIKLLTIQEAADILRVNRTTISRMISTGELPCVRVRSRKLIREQDLLTFIDSQIGIETGESSQEY